A genomic region of Arachis hypogaea cultivar Tifrunner chromosome 5, arahy.Tifrunner.gnm2.J5K5, whole genome shotgun sequence contains the following coding sequences:
- the LOC112800904 gene encoding homeobox-leucine zipper protein ATHB-13 isoform X1, with the protein MAFLPANFMLQTPHHHDDHHHQQHHPPSLNSILPTCSPHDYHGGGAATFLGKRSMSFSGIDLGGVEEGNNNGDEELSDDGSQIGEKKRRLNMEQVKALEKSFELGNKLEPERKMQLARSLGLQPRQIAIWFQNRRARWKTKQLERDYDQLKRQFEAVKSDNDALHAQNQKLQAQWCERWVQILALKNREATTESINLNKDTEGSCSNRSENSSEIKFDISTRTPTTTTTTTTTIVDSPLSSKPFFPSSSSSTRPPHQLFQVSRPEIHLHQCHQQNNNNNNHVVAKEESLSSMFVAMDDQSGFWPWLEQQHFN; encoded by the exons ATGGCTTTCTTACCAGCAAATTTCATGCTACAAACCCCTCACCACCATGATGATCACCACCACCAACAACATCATCCACCTTCCCTCAATTCAATCCTACCAACATGCTCACCCCATGATTATCATG GAGGGGGAGCAGCAACATTTCTAGGGAAAAGATCCATGTCATTCTCGGGGATTGATCTTGGAGGAGTAGAAGAAGGTAACAACAATGGGGATGAAGAATTATCAGATGATGGATCACAGATAGGGGAGAAGAAGAGGAGGCTGAACATGGAGCAAGTGAAGGCACTTGAGAAGAGCTTTGAGTTAGGGAACAAGCTTGAACCTGAGAGAAAAATGCAGCTTGCAAGGTCCCTTGGCTTGCAACCAAGGCAAATTGCAATCTGGTTTCAGAATCGAAGAGCAAGGTGGAAGACTAAGCAGTTAGAGAGAGACTACGATCAACTCAAGCGTCAATTCGAAGCCGTCAAATCAGACAATGATGCACTTCACGCCCAGAACCAAAAACTTCAAGCTCAG tgGTGCGAGCGATGGGTGCAGATATTGGCACTGAAAAATAGAGAAGCAACAACAGAGTCAATAAACCTGAACAAAGACACAGAAGGATCATGCAGCAACAGAAGCGAGAACAGTTCAGAGATCAAGTTTGATATTTCGACAAGaacaccaacaacaacaacaacaacaacaaccaccattGTTGATAGTCCTCTATCATCAAAACCATTCTTTCCATCTTCATCATCCTCCACTAGGCCGCCACATCAGCTTTTTCAGGTTTCGAGGCCCGAGATTCATCTTCATCAGTGTCATcaacagaataataataataataatcatgtgGTGGCTAAAGAAGAGAGTTTGAGCAGCATGTTTGTTGCCATGGATGATCAGTCTGGGTTCTGGCCATGGTTGGAGCAGCAACATTTCAATTGA
- the LOC112800904 gene encoding homeobox-leucine zipper protein ATHB-13 isoform X2, translating into MAFLPANFMLQTPHHHDDHHHQQHHPPSLNSILPTCSPHDYHGGGAATFLGKRSMSFSGIDLGGVEEGNNNGDEELSDDGSQIGEKKRRLNMEQVKALEKSFELGNKLEPERKMQLARSLGLQPRQIAIWFQNRRARWKTKQLERDYDQLKRQFEAVKSDNDALHAQNQKLQAQILALKNREATTESINLNKDTEGSCSNRSENSSEIKFDISTRTPTTTTTTTTTIVDSPLSSKPFFPSSSSSTRPPHQLFQVSRPEIHLHQCHQQNNNNNNHVVAKEESLSSMFVAMDDQSGFWPWLEQQHFN; encoded by the exons ATGGCTTTCTTACCAGCAAATTTCATGCTACAAACCCCTCACCACCATGATGATCACCACCACCAACAACATCATCCACCTTCCCTCAATTCAATCCTACCAACATGCTCACCCCATGATTATCATG GAGGGGGAGCAGCAACATTTCTAGGGAAAAGATCCATGTCATTCTCGGGGATTGATCTTGGAGGAGTAGAAGAAGGTAACAACAATGGGGATGAAGAATTATCAGATGATGGATCACAGATAGGGGAGAAGAAGAGGAGGCTGAACATGGAGCAAGTGAAGGCACTTGAGAAGAGCTTTGAGTTAGGGAACAAGCTTGAACCTGAGAGAAAAATGCAGCTTGCAAGGTCCCTTGGCTTGCAACCAAGGCAAATTGCAATCTGGTTTCAGAATCGAAGAGCAAGGTGGAAGACTAAGCAGTTAGAGAGAGACTACGATCAACTCAAGCGTCAATTCGAAGCCGTCAAATCAGACAATGATGCACTTCACGCCCAGAACCAAAAACTTCAAGCTCAG ATATTGGCACTGAAAAATAGAGAAGCAACAACAGAGTCAATAAACCTGAACAAAGACACAGAAGGATCATGCAGCAACAGAAGCGAGAACAGTTCAGAGATCAAGTTTGATATTTCGACAAGaacaccaacaacaacaacaacaacaacaaccaccattGTTGATAGTCCTCTATCATCAAAACCATTCTTTCCATCTTCATCATCCTCCACTAGGCCGCCACATCAGCTTTTTCAGGTTTCGAGGCCCGAGATTCATCTTCATCAGTGTCATcaacagaataataataataataatcatgtgGTGGCTAAAGAAGAGAGTTTGAGCAGCATGTTTGTTGCCATGGATGATCAGTCTGGGTTCTGGCCATGGTTGGAGCAGCAACATTTCAATTGA